In a single window of the Biomphalaria glabrata chromosome 5, xgBioGlab47.1, whole genome shotgun sequence genome:
- the LOC106070731 gene encoding uncharacterized protein LOC106070731 isoform X5 yields MEECKPYGGVNHSRTISAMYTMGVLRFFLVVAFFLDSSLSQVEQDRACHVKDFCKYKCRCIKPCQADFKCATNDKCQSGWFGFRCQYQDLAVFGATVTTNPPGMYTDWLTDENDYTCNTAKDLNSITVTWAKLEAIPLTWWRITVNDPRFLVNVQLQFTREGNFEFEKSSCRNETISEVSDKSIDRRCNDDVMITSLTLSGNLSSLCSFYISGGRNVAFNQHAWQSSRVPEINGSADLAVDGNTESNYFRNSCTHTKTESSPSWTLTLQSSYVIQRFIIYNRGDGYSERLRGFWVKTYDASRSEIGYYKDKGVLDKVPIYYVNLKKVSSAVNYISIRLNGTYGILTLCEVEAYGECPAGKWSLPCNKQCPTSCPKDCDRDTGKCNTVCIGYSNPPQCDSVCSIGKWGVNCRNNCSNKCASSICDSKTGLCNQACLGYSDPPYCNTVCSVGKWGVNCRNNCSNKCDGSICDRKTGLCNQGCLGYSDPPYCNIACSAGKWGVNCRNNCSNKCAICDSKTGLCNQSCLGYSDPPYCNTECPKGQWGVNCTSTCNENCNDKSCDQKEGSCNSGCVEGYQPPDCLQNQQNEDVANIYEESV; encoded by the exons ATGGAAGAGTGTAAGCCCTACGGAGGTGTAAATCACTCAAGGACCATATCTGCTATGTATACAATGGGAGTTTTAAGATTCTTTTTGGTGGTAGCGTTTTTCTTGGATTCAAGCTTATCACAAG TAGAACAAGACAGGGCCTGCCATGTCAAAGATTTCTGCAAGTATAAATGCCGGTGCATTAAACCATGTCAAGCTGATTTCAAGTGTGCAACCAACGATAAATGTCAAAGTGGATGGTTCGGTTTCAGATGCCAATACC AAGATTTGGCTGTGTTTGGAGCCACAGTTACAACCAACCCGCCAGGAATGTACACAGACTGGTTGACAGATGAAAACGACTATACCTGTAACACTGCAAAAGACTTGAACTCTATTACAGTCACGTGGGCCAAATTAGAAGCTATTCCTTTGACGTGGTGGAGGATAACTGTAAACGACCCAA gatttcttGTAAATGTTCAGTTGCAATTTACCAGAGAGGGAAATTTTGAGTTTGAGAAGTCGTCATGTCGAAATGAGACAATTTCTGAAGTGAGCGACAAATCGATAGACAGGCGATGTAATGATGATGTGATGATAACATCTTTAACTTTATCTGGAAATCTGTCAtctttatgttctttttatatCAGTGGAG GTCGAAATGTCGCATTCAATCAACACGCCTGGCAGTCATCTAGAGTTCCAGAGATAAATGGGTCGGCCGATTTAGCTGTTGATGGCAATACAGAGtcaaattattttagaaatagCTGCACGCATACAAAGACAGAGAGTTCCCCAAGCTGGACTCTAACTTTACAAAGCAGCTACGTTATCCAAAGATTCATCATTTATAACAGAG GGGATGGCTATTCAGAAAGACTTCGTGGATTTTGGGTTAAAACTTACGATGCCAGTAGAAGCGAGATCGGATATTACAAAGACAAAGGTGTTTTAGATAAGGTTCCAATCTACTATGTCAACCTAAAGAAGGTGAGCAGCGCAGTCAATTACATTTCAATTCGGTTGAACGGAACCTACGGCATACTCACCCTGTGTGAAGTGGAAGCATATGGAG AGTGTCCTGCGGGTAAATGGAGTCTACCCTGTAATAAACAATGCCCTACTTCATGTCCTAAAGACTGTGACAGGGACACTGGAAAGTGTAACACTGTATGTATTGGATACAGTAATCCACCGCAGTGTGATTCAG TCTGCTCAATTGGAAAGTGGGGAGTTAACTGTCGCAATAACTGTAGTAACAAATGTGCTAGCTCCATCTGTGATAGTAAAACCGGACTTTGCAACCAAGCTTGTCTCGGATACAGTGATCCCCCTTACTGTAACACTG tCTGCTCGGTTGGAAAATGGGGAGTTAACTGTCGCAATAACTGCAGTAACAAATGTGATGGCTCCATCTGTGATAGAAAAACAGGACTTTGCAACCAAGGTTGTCTCGGATACAGTGATCCCCCTTACTGTAATATTg cctgcTCTGCTGGAAAGTGGGGAGTTAACTGTCGCAATAATTGCAGTAACAAATGTGCTATCTGTGATAGTAAAACGGGACTTTGCAACCAAAGTTGTCTCGGATACAGTGATCCCCCTTACTGTAACACTG aATGCCCAAAAGGACAATGGGGAGTGAATTGTACTAGTACATGTAATGAAAACTGCAACGACAAATCATGTGACCAGAAAGAGGGCAGCTGTAACTCTGGGTGTGTTGAAGGATATCAGCCTCCAGACTGCTTACAAA ATCAACAAAATGAAGATGTAGCAAATATCTACGAGGAAAGTGTATAG
- the LOC106070731 gene encoding uncharacterized protein LOC106070731 isoform X2, whose translation MEECKPYGGVNHSRTISAMYTMGVLRFFLVVAFFLDSSLSQEQDRACHVKDFCKYKCRCIKPCQADFKCATNDKCQSGWFGFRCQYQDLAVFGATVTTNPPGMYTDWLTDENDYTCNTAKDLNSITVTWAKLEAIPLTWWRITVNDPRFLVNVQLQFTREGNFEFEKSSCRNETISEVSDKSIDRRCNDDVMITSLTLSGNLSSLCSFYISGGRNVAFNQHAWQSSRVPEINGSADLAVDGNTESNYFRNSCTHTKTESSPSWTLTLQSSYVIQRFIIYNRGDGYSERLRGFWVKTYDASRSEIGYYKDKGVLDKVPIYYVNLKKVSSAVNYISIRLNGTYGILTLCEVEAYGECPAGKWSLPCNKQCPTSCPKDCDRDTGKCNTVCIGYSNPPQCDSVCSIGKWGVNCRNNCSNKCASSICDSKTGLCNQACLGYSDPPYCNTVCSVGKWGVNCRNNCSNKCDGSICDRKTGLCNQGCLGYSDPPYCNIACSAGKWGVNCRNNCSNKCAICDSKTGLCNQSCLGYSDPPYCNTECPKGQWGVNCTSTCNENCNDKSCDQKEGSCNSGCVEGYQPPDCLQKICSLEMNSFAIGSAAGTGVTVLVILALLLIKTLVTKGRQKKKLDSVYDQTNLHPDDSQHYDQFFKTDQQNEDVANIYEESV comes from the exons ATGGAAGAGTGTAAGCCCTACGGAGGTGTAAATCACTCAAGGACCATATCTGCTATGTATACAATGGGAGTTTTAAGATTCTTTTTGGTGGTAGCGTTTTTCTTGGATTCAAGCTTATCACAAG AACAAGACAGGGCCTGCCATGTCAAAGATTTCTGCAAGTATAAATGCCGGTGCATTAAACCATGTCAAGCTGATTTCAAGTGTGCAACCAACGATAAATGTCAAAGTGGATGGTTCGGTTTCAGATGCCAATACC AAGATTTGGCTGTGTTTGGAGCCACAGTTACAACCAACCCGCCAGGAATGTACACAGACTGGTTGACAGATGAAAACGACTATACCTGTAACACTGCAAAAGACTTGAACTCTATTACAGTCACGTGGGCCAAATTAGAAGCTATTCCTTTGACGTGGTGGAGGATAACTGTAAACGACCCAA gatttcttGTAAATGTTCAGTTGCAATTTACCAGAGAGGGAAATTTTGAGTTTGAGAAGTCGTCATGTCGAAATGAGACAATTTCTGAAGTGAGCGACAAATCGATAGACAGGCGATGTAATGATGATGTGATGATAACATCTTTAACTTTATCTGGAAATCTGTCAtctttatgttctttttatatCAGTGGAG GTCGAAATGTCGCATTCAATCAACACGCCTGGCAGTCATCTAGAGTTCCAGAGATAAATGGGTCGGCCGATTTAGCTGTTGATGGCAATACAGAGtcaaattattttagaaatagCTGCACGCATACAAAGACAGAGAGTTCCCCAAGCTGGACTCTAACTTTACAAAGCAGCTACGTTATCCAAAGATTCATCATTTATAACAGAG GGGATGGCTATTCAGAAAGACTTCGTGGATTTTGGGTTAAAACTTACGATGCCAGTAGAAGCGAGATCGGATATTACAAAGACAAAGGTGTTTTAGATAAGGTTCCAATCTACTATGTCAACCTAAAGAAGGTGAGCAGCGCAGTCAATTACATTTCAATTCGGTTGAACGGAACCTACGGCATACTCACCCTGTGTGAAGTGGAAGCATATGGAG AGTGTCCTGCGGGTAAATGGAGTCTACCCTGTAATAAACAATGCCCTACTTCATGTCCTAAAGACTGTGACAGGGACACTGGAAAGTGTAACACTGTATGTATTGGATACAGTAATCCACCGCAGTGTGATTCAG TCTGCTCAATTGGAAAGTGGGGAGTTAACTGTCGCAATAACTGTAGTAACAAATGTGCTAGCTCCATCTGTGATAGTAAAACCGGACTTTGCAACCAAGCTTGTCTCGGATACAGTGATCCCCCTTACTGTAACACTG tCTGCTCGGTTGGAAAATGGGGAGTTAACTGTCGCAATAACTGCAGTAACAAATGTGATGGCTCCATCTGTGATAGAAAAACAGGACTTTGCAACCAAGGTTGTCTCGGATACAGTGATCCCCCTTACTGTAATATTg cctgcTCTGCTGGAAAGTGGGGAGTTAACTGTCGCAATAATTGCAGTAACAAATGTGCTATCTGTGATAGTAAAACGGGACTTTGCAACCAAAGTTGTCTCGGATACAGTGATCCCCCTTACTGTAACACTG aATGCCCAAAAGGACAATGGGGAGTGAATTGTACTAGTACATGTAATGAAAACTGCAACGACAAATCATGTGACCAGAAAGAGGGCAGCTGTAACTCTGGGTGTGTTGAAGGATATCAGCCTCCAGACTGCTTACAAA aAATATGTAGTCTAGAAATGAACAGTTTTGCAATAGGAAGCGCAGCCGGAACTGGAGTTACTGTTCTTGTCATCCTAGCCTTGTTGCTTATTAAAACGTTGGTTACCAAAGgtagacaaaagaaaaaattggATTCAGTTTATGATCAAACGAATCTTCATCCGGACGACAGTCAACATTatgatcaattttttaaaactg ATCAACAAAATGAAGATGTAGCAAATATCTACGAGGAAAGTGTATAG
- the LOC106070731 gene encoding uncharacterized protein LOC106070731 isoform X4 — translation MEECKPYGGVNHSRTISAMYTMGVLRFFLVVAFFLDSSLSQVEQDRACHVKDFCKYKCRCIKPCQADFKCATNDKCQSGWFGFRCQYQDLAVFGATVTTNPPGMYTDWLTDENDYTCNTAKDLNSITVTWAKLEAIPLTWWRITVNDPRFLVNVQLQFTREGNFEFEKSSCRNETISEVSDKSIDRRCNDDVMITSLTLSGNLSSLCSFYISGGRNVAFNQHAWQSSRVPEINGSADLAVDGNTESNYFRNSCTHTKTESSPSWTLTLQSSYVIQRFIIYNRGDGYSERLRGFWVKTYDASRSEIGYYKDKGVLDKVPIYYVNLKKVSSAVNYISIRLNGTYGILTLCEVEAYGECPAGKWSLPCNKQCPTSCPKDCDRDTGKCNTVCIGYSNPPQCDSVCSIGKWGVNCRNNCSNKCASSICDSKTGLCNQACLGYSDPPYCNTACSAGKWGVNCRNNCSNKCAICDSKTGLCNQSCLGYSDPPYCNTECPKGQWGVNCTSTCNENCNDKSCDQKEGSCNSGCVEGYQPPDCLQKICSLEMNSFAIGSAAGTGVTVLVILALLLIKTLVTKGRQKKKLDSVYDQTNLHPDDSQHYDQFFKTDQQNEDVANIYEESV, via the exons ATGGAAGAGTGTAAGCCCTACGGAGGTGTAAATCACTCAAGGACCATATCTGCTATGTATACAATGGGAGTTTTAAGATTCTTTTTGGTGGTAGCGTTTTTCTTGGATTCAAGCTTATCACAAG TAGAACAAGACAGGGCCTGCCATGTCAAAGATTTCTGCAAGTATAAATGCCGGTGCATTAAACCATGTCAAGCTGATTTCAAGTGTGCAACCAACGATAAATGTCAAAGTGGATGGTTCGGTTTCAGATGCCAATACC AAGATTTGGCTGTGTTTGGAGCCACAGTTACAACCAACCCGCCAGGAATGTACACAGACTGGTTGACAGATGAAAACGACTATACCTGTAACACTGCAAAAGACTTGAACTCTATTACAGTCACGTGGGCCAAATTAGAAGCTATTCCTTTGACGTGGTGGAGGATAACTGTAAACGACCCAA gatttcttGTAAATGTTCAGTTGCAATTTACCAGAGAGGGAAATTTTGAGTTTGAGAAGTCGTCATGTCGAAATGAGACAATTTCTGAAGTGAGCGACAAATCGATAGACAGGCGATGTAATGATGATGTGATGATAACATCTTTAACTTTATCTGGAAATCTGTCAtctttatgttctttttatatCAGTGGAG GTCGAAATGTCGCATTCAATCAACACGCCTGGCAGTCATCTAGAGTTCCAGAGATAAATGGGTCGGCCGATTTAGCTGTTGATGGCAATACAGAGtcaaattattttagaaatagCTGCACGCATACAAAGACAGAGAGTTCCCCAAGCTGGACTCTAACTTTACAAAGCAGCTACGTTATCCAAAGATTCATCATTTATAACAGAG GGGATGGCTATTCAGAAAGACTTCGTGGATTTTGGGTTAAAACTTACGATGCCAGTAGAAGCGAGATCGGATATTACAAAGACAAAGGTGTTTTAGATAAGGTTCCAATCTACTATGTCAACCTAAAGAAGGTGAGCAGCGCAGTCAATTACATTTCAATTCGGTTGAACGGAACCTACGGCATACTCACCCTGTGTGAAGTGGAAGCATATGGAG AGTGTCCTGCGGGTAAATGGAGTCTACCCTGTAATAAACAATGCCCTACTTCATGTCCTAAAGACTGTGACAGGGACACTGGAAAGTGTAACACTGTATGTATTGGATACAGTAATCCACCGCAGTGTGATTCAG TCTGCTCAATTGGAAAGTGGGGAGTTAACTGTCGCAATAACTGTAGTAACAAATGTGCTAGCTCCATCTGTGATAGTAAAACCGGACTTTGCAACCAAGCTTGTCTCGGATACAGTGATCCCCCTTACTGTAACACTG cctgcTCTGCTGGAAAGTGGGGAGTTAACTGTCGCAATAATTGCAGTAACAAATGTGCTATCTGTGATAGTAAAACGGGACTTTGCAACCAAAGTTGTCTCGGATACAGTGATCCCCCTTACTGTAACACTG aATGCCCAAAAGGACAATGGGGAGTGAATTGTACTAGTACATGTAATGAAAACTGCAACGACAAATCATGTGACCAGAAAGAGGGCAGCTGTAACTCTGGGTGTGTTGAAGGATATCAGCCTCCAGACTGCTTACAAA aAATATGTAGTCTAGAAATGAACAGTTTTGCAATAGGAAGCGCAGCCGGAACTGGAGTTACTGTTCTTGTCATCCTAGCCTTGTTGCTTATTAAAACGTTGGTTACCAAAGgtagacaaaagaaaaaattggATTCAGTTTATGATCAAACGAATCTTCATCCGGACGACAGTCAACATTatgatcaattttttaaaactg ATCAACAAAATGAAGATGTAGCAAATATCTACGAGGAAAGTGTATAG
- the LOC106070731 gene encoding uncharacterized protein LOC106070731 isoform X1: MEECKPYGGVNHSRTISAMYTMGVLRFFLVVAFFLDSSLSQVEQDRACHVKDFCKYKCRCIKPCQADFKCATNDKCQSGWFGFRCQYQDLAVFGATVTTNPPGMYTDWLTDENDYTCNTAKDLNSITVTWAKLEAIPLTWWRITVNDPRFLVNVQLQFTREGNFEFEKSSCRNETISEVSDKSIDRRCNDDVMITSLTLSGNLSSLCSFYISGGRNVAFNQHAWQSSRVPEINGSADLAVDGNTESNYFRNSCTHTKTESSPSWTLTLQSSYVIQRFIIYNRGDGYSERLRGFWVKTYDASRSEIGYYKDKGVLDKVPIYYVNLKKVSSAVNYISIRLNGTYGILTLCEVEAYGECPAGKWSLPCNKQCPTSCPKDCDRDTGKCNTVCIGYSNPPQCDSVCSIGKWGVNCRNNCSNKCASSICDSKTGLCNQACLGYSDPPYCNTVCSVGKWGVNCRNNCSNKCDGSICDRKTGLCNQGCLGYSDPPYCNIACSAGKWGVNCRNNCSNKCAICDSKTGLCNQSCLGYSDPPYCNTECPKGQWGVNCTSTCNENCNDKSCDQKEGSCNSGCVEGYQPPDCLQKICSLEMNSFAIGSAAGTGVTVLVILALLLIKTLVTKGRQKKKLDSVYDQTNLHPDDSQHYDQFFKTDQQNEDVANIYEESV; this comes from the exons ATGGAAGAGTGTAAGCCCTACGGAGGTGTAAATCACTCAAGGACCATATCTGCTATGTATACAATGGGAGTTTTAAGATTCTTTTTGGTGGTAGCGTTTTTCTTGGATTCAAGCTTATCACAAG TAGAACAAGACAGGGCCTGCCATGTCAAAGATTTCTGCAAGTATAAATGCCGGTGCATTAAACCATGTCAAGCTGATTTCAAGTGTGCAACCAACGATAAATGTCAAAGTGGATGGTTCGGTTTCAGATGCCAATACC AAGATTTGGCTGTGTTTGGAGCCACAGTTACAACCAACCCGCCAGGAATGTACACAGACTGGTTGACAGATGAAAACGACTATACCTGTAACACTGCAAAAGACTTGAACTCTATTACAGTCACGTGGGCCAAATTAGAAGCTATTCCTTTGACGTGGTGGAGGATAACTGTAAACGACCCAA gatttcttGTAAATGTTCAGTTGCAATTTACCAGAGAGGGAAATTTTGAGTTTGAGAAGTCGTCATGTCGAAATGAGACAATTTCTGAAGTGAGCGACAAATCGATAGACAGGCGATGTAATGATGATGTGATGATAACATCTTTAACTTTATCTGGAAATCTGTCAtctttatgttctttttatatCAGTGGAG GTCGAAATGTCGCATTCAATCAACACGCCTGGCAGTCATCTAGAGTTCCAGAGATAAATGGGTCGGCCGATTTAGCTGTTGATGGCAATACAGAGtcaaattattttagaaatagCTGCACGCATACAAAGACAGAGAGTTCCCCAAGCTGGACTCTAACTTTACAAAGCAGCTACGTTATCCAAAGATTCATCATTTATAACAGAG GGGATGGCTATTCAGAAAGACTTCGTGGATTTTGGGTTAAAACTTACGATGCCAGTAGAAGCGAGATCGGATATTACAAAGACAAAGGTGTTTTAGATAAGGTTCCAATCTACTATGTCAACCTAAAGAAGGTGAGCAGCGCAGTCAATTACATTTCAATTCGGTTGAACGGAACCTACGGCATACTCACCCTGTGTGAAGTGGAAGCATATGGAG AGTGTCCTGCGGGTAAATGGAGTCTACCCTGTAATAAACAATGCCCTACTTCATGTCCTAAAGACTGTGACAGGGACACTGGAAAGTGTAACACTGTATGTATTGGATACAGTAATCCACCGCAGTGTGATTCAG TCTGCTCAATTGGAAAGTGGGGAGTTAACTGTCGCAATAACTGTAGTAACAAATGTGCTAGCTCCATCTGTGATAGTAAAACCGGACTTTGCAACCAAGCTTGTCTCGGATACAGTGATCCCCCTTACTGTAACACTG tCTGCTCGGTTGGAAAATGGGGAGTTAACTGTCGCAATAACTGCAGTAACAAATGTGATGGCTCCATCTGTGATAGAAAAACAGGACTTTGCAACCAAGGTTGTCTCGGATACAGTGATCCCCCTTACTGTAATATTg cctgcTCTGCTGGAAAGTGGGGAGTTAACTGTCGCAATAATTGCAGTAACAAATGTGCTATCTGTGATAGTAAAACGGGACTTTGCAACCAAAGTTGTCTCGGATACAGTGATCCCCCTTACTGTAACACTG aATGCCCAAAAGGACAATGGGGAGTGAATTGTACTAGTACATGTAATGAAAACTGCAACGACAAATCATGTGACCAGAAAGAGGGCAGCTGTAACTCTGGGTGTGTTGAAGGATATCAGCCTCCAGACTGCTTACAAA aAATATGTAGTCTAGAAATGAACAGTTTTGCAATAGGAAGCGCAGCCGGAACTGGAGTTACTGTTCTTGTCATCCTAGCCTTGTTGCTTATTAAAACGTTGGTTACCAAAGgtagacaaaagaaaaaattggATTCAGTTTATGATCAAACGAATCTTCATCCGGACGACAGTCAACATTatgatcaattttttaaaactg ATCAACAAAATGAAGATGTAGCAAATATCTACGAGGAAAGTGTATAG
- the LOC106070731 gene encoding uncharacterized protein LOC106070731 isoform X6, translating into MEECKPYGGVNHSRTISAMYTMGVLRFFLVVAFFLDSSLSQVEQDRACHVKDFCKYKCRCIKPCQADFKCATNDKCQSGWFGFRCQYQDLAVFGATVTTNPPGMYTDWLTDENDYTCNTAKDLNSITVTWAKLEAIPLTWWRITVNDPRFLVNVQLQFTREGNFEFEKSSCRNETISEVSDKSIDRRCNDDVMITSLTLSGNLSSLCSFYISGGRNVAFNQHAWQSSRVPEINGSADLAVDGNTESNYFRNSCTHTKTESSPSWTLTLQSSYVIQRFIIYNRGDGYSERLRGFWVKTYDASRSEIGYYKDKGVLDKVPIYYVNLKKVSSAVNYISIRLNGTYGILTLCEVEAYGECPAGKWSLPCNKQCPTSCPKDCDRDTGKCNTVCIGYSNPPQCDSACSAGKWGVNCRNNCSNKCAICDSKTGLCNQSCLGYSDPPYCNTECPKGQWGVNCTSTCNENCNDKSCDQKEGSCNSGCVEGYQPPDCLQKICSLEMNSFAIGSAAGTGVTVLVILALLLIKTLVTKGRQKKKLDSVYDQTNLHPDDSQHYDQFFKTDQQNEDVANIYEESV; encoded by the exons ATGGAAGAGTGTAAGCCCTACGGAGGTGTAAATCACTCAAGGACCATATCTGCTATGTATACAATGGGAGTTTTAAGATTCTTTTTGGTGGTAGCGTTTTTCTTGGATTCAAGCTTATCACAAG TAGAACAAGACAGGGCCTGCCATGTCAAAGATTTCTGCAAGTATAAATGCCGGTGCATTAAACCATGTCAAGCTGATTTCAAGTGTGCAACCAACGATAAATGTCAAAGTGGATGGTTCGGTTTCAGATGCCAATACC AAGATTTGGCTGTGTTTGGAGCCACAGTTACAACCAACCCGCCAGGAATGTACACAGACTGGTTGACAGATGAAAACGACTATACCTGTAACACTGCAAAAGACTTGAACTCTATTACAGTCACGTGGGCCAAATTAGAAGCTATTCCTTTGACGTGGTGGAGGATAACTGTAAACGACCCAA gatttcttGTAAATGTTCAGTTGCAATTTACCAGAGAGGGAAATTTTGAGTTTGAGAAGTCGTCATGTCGAAATGAGACAATTTCTGAAGTGAGCGACAAATCGATAGACAGGCGATGTAATGATGATGTGATGATAACATCTTTAACTTTATCTGGAAATCTGTCAtctttatgttctttttatatCAGTGGAG GTCGAAATGTCGCATTCAATCAACACGCCTGGCAGTCATCTAGAGTTCCAGAGATAAATGGGTCGGCCGATTTAGCTGTTGATGGCAATACAGAGtcaaattattttagaaatagCTGCACGCATACAAAGACAGAGAGTTCCCCAAGCTGGACTCTAACTTTACAAAGCAGCTACGTTATCCAAAGATTCATCATTTATAACAGAG GGGATGGCTATTCAGAAAGACTTCGTGGATTTTGGGTTAAAACTTACGATGCCAGTAGAAGCGAGATCGGATATTACAAAGACAAAGGTGTTTTAGATAAGGTTCCAATCTACTATGTCAACCTAAAGAAGGTGAGCAGCGCAGTCAATTACATTTCAATTCGGTTGAACGGAACCTACGGCATACTCACCCTGTGTGAAGTGGAAGCATATGGAG AGTGTCCTGCGGGTAAATGGAGTCTACCCTGTAATAAACAATGCCCTACTTCATGTCCTAAAGACTGTGACAGGGACACTGGAAAGTGTAACACTGTATGTATTGGATACAGTAATCCACCGCAGTGTGATTCAG cctgcTCTGCTGGAAAGTGGGGAGTTAACTGTCGCAATAATTGCAGTAACAAATGTGCTATCTGTGATAGTAAAACGGGACTTTGCAACCAAAGTTGTCTCGGATACAGTGATCCCCCTTACTGTAACACTG aATGCCCAAAAGGACAATGGGGAGTGAATTGTACTAGTACATGTAATGAAAACTGCAACGACAAATCATGTGACCAGAAAGAGGGCAGCTGTAACTCTGGGTGTGTTGAAGGATATCAGCCTCCAGACTGCTTACAAA aAATATGTAGTCTAGAAATGAACAGTTTTGCAATAGGAAGCGCAGCCGGAACTGGAGTTACTGTTCTTGTCATCCTAGCCTTGTTGCTTATTAAAACGTTGGTTACCAAAGgtagacaaaagaaaaaattggATTCAGTTTATGATCAAACGAATCTTCATCCGGACGACAGTCAACATTatgatcaattttttaaaactg ATCAACAAAATGAAGATGTAGCAAATATCTACGAGGAAAGTGTATAG